From the genome of Streptomyces sp. NBC_01116, one region includes:
- a CDS encoding Lrp/AsnC family transcriptional regulator: MRLNDLDERIVHALAEDARRSYADIGAIVGLSAPAVKRRVDRLRAEGAITGFTVRVDPAALGWETEGFIEIYCSRNTSPDAIKQGLARYPEIASASTVTGEADAVVQVFAADMRHFEQVLERIAGEPYVERTKSVLVLSPLLRRYSAEGPPA, from the coding sequence GTGCGCCTGAACGACCTCGACGAACGCATCGTCCACGCCCTCGCCGAAGACGCCCGGCGCTCCTACGCCGACATCGGCGCGATCGTCGGCCTCTCCGCCCCCGCCGTGAAGCGCCGCGTCGACCGGCTGCGGGCCGAAGGCGCGATCACCGGCTTCACCGTGCGGGTCGACCCGGCGGCGCTCGGCTGGGAGACCGAGGGCTTCATCGAGATCTACTGCAGCCGCAACACCTCCCCGGACGCCATCAAGCAGGGCCTCGCCCGCTACCCGGAGATCGCCTCGGCCTCCACGGTGACCGGGGAGGCGGACGCGGTGGTGCAGGTCTTCGCCGCCGACATGCGCCACTTCGAACAGGTCCTGGAGCGGATCGCGGGGGAGCCGTACGTCGAGCGCACCAAGTCCGTCCTGGTGCTCTCGCCGCTGCTGCGGCGGTATTCGGCGGAGGGCCCGCCCGCCTGA
- a CDS encoding aldehyde dehydrogenase family protein: protein MSFFTDLAHQYIDGEWRPGKGSWDIIDFNPFDGEKLASIPVATADEVDQAYRAAERAQQAWADTNPYSRRTVLEKALHLVEEREPEISDAIVAELGGTRLKAAFELHLAKEFLREAIQLALRPAGQILPSPTEGKENRVYRVPVGVVGVISPFNFPFLLSLKSVAPALALGNAVVLKPHQNTPICGGTLLARIFEDAGLPAGLLNVVITDIAEIGDTLLEHPVPQVISFTGSDKVGRHVATVCARNLKRAVLELGGNSALIVLDDADVDYAVDAAVFSRYVHQGQVCMAANRILVDRAVEAEFTEKFVAKVASLTVGDPADPATQIGPLINSSQAESISKLVDQTVAAGATALLHGSADGNLVSPSVLTGLAADSPVLHQEIFGPVALLVPFDGEDEAVRIANDTPYGLSGAVHTGNIERGVRVGQRIHTGMIHINDGTVHDEPIVPFGGEKSSGLGRLNGDSMVEAFTTQKWISIQHGRSRFPF from the coding sequence ATGTCCTTCTTCACTGACCTGGCCCACCAGTACATCGACGGCGAGTGGAGGCCGGGGAAGGGGTCCTGGGACATCATCGACTTCAACCCGTTCGACGGGGAGAAGCTCGCCTCGATCCCGGTCGCCACCGCCGACGAGGTCGACCAGGCCTACCGCGCCGCCGAGCGCGCCCAGCAGGCGTGGGCGGACACCAACCCGTACAGCAGGCGGACGGTCCTGGAGAAGGCGCTGCACCTCGTCGAGGAGCGCGAGCCGGAGATCAGCGACGCGATCGTCGCCGAGCTCGGCGGCACCCGGCTGAAGGCCGCCTTCGAACTGCACCTGGCCAAGGAGTTCCTCCGCGAGGCGATCCAGCTGGCGCTGCGCCCCGCCGGACAGATCCTCCCCTCGCCGACCGAGGGCAAGGAGAACCGCGTCTACCGCGTGCCCGTCGGGGTCGTCGGCGTGATCAGCCCGTTCAACTTCCCCTTCCTGCTCTCCCTCAAGTCCGTCGCCCCCGCGCTGGCCCTCGGCAACGCCGTCGTCCTCAAGCCGCACCAGAACACCCCGATCTGCGGCGGCACCCTGCTGGCCAGGATCTTCGAGGACGCCGGGCTGCCCGCTGGGCTCCTGAACGTCGTGATCACCGACATCGCGGAGATCGGCGACACCCTGCTGGAGCACCCCGTGCCGCAGGTCATCTCCTTCACCGGCTCGGACAAGGTCGGCCGCCACGTCGCCACCGTCTGCGCCCGCAACCTCAAGCGTGCCGTCCTCGAACTCGGCGGCAACAGCGCCCTGATCGTGCTCGACGACGCGGACGTGGACTACGCCGTCGACGCGGCGGTCTTCAGCCGGTACGTCCACCAGGGCCAGGTCTGCATGGCCGCCAACCGCATCCTGGTCGACCGCGCCGTGGAGGCGGAGTTCACCGAGAAGTTCGTCGCCAAGGTCGCCTCGCTCACCGTCGGCGACCCCGCCGACCCGGCCACCCAGATCGGCCCGCTGATCAACTCCTCGCAGGCCGAGTCCATCTCCAAGCTCGTCGACCAGACCGTGGCGGCCGGGGCGACGGCCCTGCTGCACGGCAGCGCCGACGGCAACCTGGTCAGCCCCTCCGTGCTGACCGGCCTCGCCGCCGACTCGCCCGTCCTGCACCAGGAGATCTTCGGACCCGTCGCCCTGCTGGTGCCCTTCGACGGTGAGGACGAGGCCGTCCGCATCGCCAACGACACCCCGTACGGCCTCAGCGGCGCCGTCCACACCGGCAACATCGAGCGCGGGGTGCGGGTCGGCCAGCGCATCCACACCGGCATGATCCACATCAACGACGGCACCGTCCACGACGAGCCGATCGTCCCCTTCGGCGGCGAGAAGAGCTCCGGCCTCGGCCGGTTGAACGGCGACTCGATGGTCGAGGCCTTCACCACCCAGAAGTGGATCTCCATCCAGCACGGCCGCTCGCGGTTCCCCTTCTGA
- a CDS encoding GuaB1 family IMP dehydrogenase-related protein: protein MRFLEPGTGRYTESPAVPYDLTYDDVFMVPGRSAVGSRQGVDLSSPDGTGTTIPLVVANMTAIAGRRMAETIARRGGLVVIPQDIPIEVVTDVISWVKTRHLVLDTPIELAPGQTVADALSLLPKRAHGAGVVVDADRRPVGVVTDHDLTGVDRFTQLSEVMSKDLVLLDADIDPRDAFNKLDGANRKLAPAVDAEGRLVGILTRKAALRATLYTPATDAQGKLRIAAAVGINGDVAGKAKQLLDAGADVLVVDTAHGHQESMISAVKAVRALDPRVPIVAGNIVAAEGVRDLIEAGADIIKVGVGPGAMCTTRMMTGVGRPQFSAVLECAAEAKKHGKHVWADGGVRHPRDVAMALAAGASNVMIGSWFAGTYESPGDLQQSADGRFYKESFGMASARAVKNRTSDESAYDRARKALFEEGISTSRMFLDPTRPGVEDLVDSIIAGVRSSCTYAGAGSLAEFAEKAVVGVQSAAGYAEGKPLHASWS from the coding sequence ATGCGTTTTCTTGAGCCGGGCACCGGTCGCTACACAGAGTCCCCCGCGGTCCCGTACGACCTCACGTACGACGACGTCTTCATGGTCCCGGGCCGTTCCGCGGTCGGTTCCCGGCAGGGTGTGGACCTCTCGTCGCCCGACGGAACCGGCACCACCATTCCGCTCGTGGTCGCCAACATGACCGCCATCGCGGGCCGCCGGATGGCCGAAACCATCGCCCGCCGGGGCGGCCTCGTCGTCATCCCCCAGGACATCCCGATCGAGGTCGTCACCGACGTCATCTCCTGGGTCAAGACCCGCCACCTCGTCCTCGACACCCCGATCGAGCTGGCCCCCGGACAGACCGTCGCCGACGCGCTGTCCCTGCTGCCCAAGCGGGCCCACGGCGCGGGCGTCGTCGTCGACGCCGACCGCCGTCCGGTGGGCGTCGTCACCGACCACGACCTCACGGGCGTCGACCGCTTCACCCAGCTCTCCGAGGTCATGTCCAAGGACCTGGTCCTGCTCGACGCGGACATCGACCCGCGCGACGCTTTCAACAAGCTCGACGGCGCCAACCGCAAGCTCGCCCCCGCGGTCGACGCGGAAGGGCGCCTCGTCGGCATACTCACCCGCAAGGCCGCCCTGCGCGCCACGCTCTACACCCCCGCCACCGACGCCCAGGGCAAGCTGCGCATCGCGGCCGCCGTCGGCATCAACGGTGACGTGGCCGGCAAGGCCAAGCAGCTCCTGGACGCGGGCGCCGACGTCCTCGTCGTGGACACGGCCCACGGCCACCAGGAGTCCATGATCAGCGCGGTGAAGGCCGTCCGGGCCCTCGACCCCCGGGTGCCGATCGTCGCGGGCAACATCGTCGCCGCCGAGGGCGTGCGCGATCTGATCGAGGCGGGCGCGGACATCATCAAGGTCGGCGTCGGCCCCGGCGCCATGTGCACCACCCGGATGATGACCGGCGTCGGCCGCCCGCAGTTCTCCGCCGTCCTGGAGTGCGCCGCCGAGGCGAAGAAGCACGGCAAGCACGTCTGGGCGGACGGCGGCGTCCGCCACCCGCGCGACGTCGCGATGGCGCTCGCCGCCGGCGCGTCCAACGTGATGATCGGCTCCTGGTTCGCGGGGACGTACGAGTCGCCCGGCGACCTCCAGCAGTCCGCCGACGGCCGCTTCTACAAGGAGTCCTTCGGGATGGCCTCGGCCCGCGCCGTGAAGAACCGCACCTCGGACGAGTCCGCGTACGACCGCGCCCGCAAGGCGCTCTTCGAGGAGGGCATCTCCACCTCGCGGATGTTCCTCGACCCGACACGCCCGGGAGTCGAGGACCTCGTCGACTCGATCATCGCGGGTGTCCGCTCCTCCTGCACCTACGCCGGCGCCGGCTCCCTCGCGGAATTCGCCGAGAAGGCGGTCGTGGGCGTCCAGAGCGCCGCCGGTTACGCCGAGGGCAAGCCGCTCCACGCCAGCTGGAGTTGA
- a CDS encoding terpene cyclase: protein MDSELPDIYCPFPQRTNPHVAHTRGHLDSWTRWTGLVHRESARDRFEQADFGSFVGMVYPTADEENLDLVADWFVWLFLVDDQLDDGHLGRSPDRVRDVVERMRAVVDGSAPEPLPGENAPAAVTALADLWKRTTPNAAPHWRTRFAWHLVTYLTTATTWEAGNRAEEVVPSEDTYIAKRRHTGAIHVCMDLIEIVAGIDAPESIHNDPRFITALEAACNHVCWANDVYSFEKEQVLGEIHNLVHLVRHHRGLGEQQALDHVAERLARETERFLTAEDELLELYPELSGLLVPYLDGMRSWMRGNLDWSRRTPRYNPADVGQYEEPEEYLEETVLGVPSARAEAAAPAPCAAEAPPGG, encoded by the coding sequence GTGGACAGCGAACTGCCGGACATCTACTGCCCGTTCCCGCAGCGGACCAACCCGCACGTGGCCCACACCCGCGGGCATCTGGACAGCTGGACCAGATGGACGGGTCTGGTCCACCGCGAGTCCGCGAGGGACCGATTCGAACAGGCCGATTTCGGGTCGTTCGTCGGCATGGTCTATCCGACCGCCGACGAGGAGAACCTCGATCTGGTGGCCGACTGGTTCGTCTGGCTCTTCCTCGTCGACGACCAGCTCGACGACGGCCACCTCGGGCGCTCACCCGACCGGGTGAGGGACGTCGTCGAACGGATGCGGGCGGTGGTCGACGGCTCCGCCCCCGAGCCGCTGCCGGGCGAGAACGCCCCGGCCGCCGTGACGGCCCTGGCCGACCTGTGGAAACGTACGACGCCGAACGCCGCCCCGCACTGGCGGACCCGGTTCGCCTGGCACCTGGTCACCTACCTCACGACCGCCACGACCTGGGAGGCGGGGAACCGCGCCGAGGAGGTGGTGCCCTCGGAGGACACGTACATAGCCAAGCGGCGGCACACCGGGGCCATCCACGTCTGTATGGACCTCATAGAGATCGTGGCGGGCATCGACGCCCCGGAGTCGATCCACAACGACCCCCGCTTCATCACCGCCCTGGAAGCCGCGTGCAACCACGTGTGCTGGGCGAATGACGTGTACTCCTTCGAGAAGGAGCAGGTGCTCGGCGAGATCCACAACCTCGTCCACCTGGTCCGCCACCACCGGGGCCTCGGGGAGCAGCAGGCGCTGGACCACGTCGCGGAGCGCCTCGCGAGGGAGACCGAGCGGTTCCTGACCGCCGAGGACGAGCTGCTGGAGCTGTATCCGGAGCTGTCCGGGCTGCTGGTGCCCTACCTCGACGGGATGCGGAGCTGGATGCGCGGCAACCTGGACTGGTCCCGCCGGACGCCGCGCTACAACCCCGCCGACGTGGGTCAGTACGAGGAGCCCGAGGAGTATCTGGAGGAGACCGTGCTGGGCGTTCCGTCCGCGCGCGCCGAGGCCGCCGCCCCCGCCCCGTGCGCGGCCGAGGCCCCGCCGGGCGGCTGA
- a CDS encoding sugar-binding transcriptional regulator has protein sequence MRMGPAELVQAAAMARRFYLEGKSKIQIAEEFGVSRFKVARVLETALERDLVRIEIRVPAELDAERSDALRARYGLRHAVVVESPAEEQEDAPDPENLGEVAADLLGELVAEGDVLGLAWGRSTIHMAAALDRLPPCTVVQLTGVYDAGTAERGSVEAVRRAAQVSGGEAHPIYAPMLLPDPATAAALREQTGIARAFEYFDKVTVAAVSIGSWEPGISTVHDMLSDAERAHYASLGVAAEMSAHLFDSEGRRVGRDLGERCITVEADRLRRIPEVVAIAGGQRKAAAIGAVLRSGLVTSLVTDTAAADFLLTESPAGTRPALERADPDGE, from the coding sequence ATGCGGATGGGACCCGCGGAGCTGGTGCAGGCGGCGGCCATGGCCCGCCGGTTCTACCTGGAGGGCAAGTCCAAGATCCAGATCGCCGAGGAGTTCGGCGTGAGCCGCTTCAAGGTGGCCCGGGTCCTGGAGACGGCCCTCGAACGCGATCTCGTACGCATCGAGATCCGGGTGCCGGCCGAGCTGGACGCCGAACGCTCCGACGCCCTGCGGGCCCGTTACGGGCTGCGGCACGCGGTGGTCGTCGAGTCCCCGGCCGAGGAGCAGGAGGACGCCCCCGACCCGGAGAACCTCGGCGAGGTCGCGGCCGACCTCCTCGGCGAGCTGGTCGCCGAGGGTGATGTGCTCGGCCTGGCCTGGGGCCGCTCCACCATCCACATGGCGGCCGCCCTCGACCGGCTCCCTCCGTGCACGGTCGTCCAGCTGACCGGCGTGTACGACGCGGGCACCGCCGAGCGCGGCTCGGTCGAGGCGGTCCGCCGGGCGGCGCAGGTCTCCGGCGGCGAGGCGCATCCCATCTACGCCCCGATGCTGCTGCCCGACCCCGCGACGGCCGCCGCGCTGCGCGAGCAGACCGGTATCGCCCGCGCCTTCGAGTACTTCGACAAGGTGACGGTCGCCGCCGTCTCCATCGGCTCCTGGGAGCCGGGCATCTCGACGGTCCACGACATGCTCTCGGACGCCGAGCGCGCCCACTACGCCTCGCTCGGTGTCGCCGCCGAGATGTCCGCGCACCTCTTCGACTCCGAGGGCCGCCGGGTCGGCCGTGACCTGGGGGAGCGCTGCATCACCGTGGAGGCGGACCGGCTGCGCCGGATCCCCGAGGTGGTCGCGATCGCGGGCGGTCAGCGCAAGGCGGCGGCGATCGGCGCGGTGCTGCGCTCCGGCCTCGTCACCAGCCTGGTGACGGACACCGCCGCGGCCGACTTCCTGCTCACCGAGTCCCCCGCGGGCACCCGTCCGGCGCTGGAGCGGGCCGACCCCGACGGGGAGTGA
- the rpe gene encoding ribulose-phosphate 3-epimerase codes for MAQINPSILSADFARLAEEAKAVEGADWLHVDVMDNHFVPNLTLGVPIVEALSKATDTPLDCHLMIEDADRWAPQYVEAGAGSVTFHAEAAAAPVRLAREIRAKGARASMALKPATPIEPYEDLLPELDMLLIMTVEPGFGGQSFLDIMLPKIRRTRELISKHGLELWLQVDGGISATTIERCAEAGADVFVAGSAVYGAQDPAAAVRELRAQADAATAVAPWACGH; via the coding sequence ATGGCGCAGATCAACCCCAGCATCCTGTCCGCCGATTTCGCGCGTCTCGCCGAGGAGGCGAAGGCCGTCGAAGGCGCGGACTGGCTCCACGTCGATGTCATGGACAACCACTTCGTGCCCAACCTGACCCTCGGCGTGCCGATCGTCGAGGCGCTCAGCAAGGCCACGGACACCCCGCTGGACTGCCACCTCATGATCGAGGACGCGGACCGCTGGGCCCCCCAGTACGTGGAGGCGGGGGCCGGGTCCGTCACCTTCCACGCGGAGGCCGCGGCGGCCCCGGTGCGCCTGGCGCGGGAGATCCGGGCGAAGGGGGCGCGCGCCTCGATGGCGCTCAAGCCCGCGACGCCCATCGAGCCGTACGAGGACCTGCTGCCCGAGCTGGACATGCTGCTGATCATGACGGTCGAGCCGGGCTTCGGCGGCCAGTCCTTCCTGGACATCATGCTGCCGAAGATCCGCCGCACCCGGGAGCTGATCAGCAAGCACGGCCTCGAACTGTGGCTCCAGGTCGACGGCGGCATCTCGGCCACCACCATCGAGCGCTGCGCCGAGGCCGGCGCCGACGTCTTCGTGGCGGGCTCGGCGGTCTACGGCGCGCAGGACCCGGCCGCGGCGGTGCGGGAGCTGCGGGCGCAGGCGGACGCGGCCACGGCCGTCGCCCCCTGGGCATGCGGACACTGA
- a CDS encoding RsmB/NOP family class I SAM-dependent RNA methyltransferase: MNDQPRRRPAKPHRRPQKDPVRFLAFEALRAVDERDAYANLVLPPLLKKARAKGDFDGRDAALATELVYGTLRRQGTYDAIVAACVDRPLREVDPPVLDVLNMGVHQLLGTRIPTHAAVSASVELARVVLGEGRAKFVNAVLRKVTAHDLDGWVEKVAPPYDEDAEDHLSVVHSHPRWIVSALWDALGGGRAGIEDLLEADNERPEVTLAARPGRSTTDELAKALGEDNSLPGRWSPYAVRMAEGGEPGALEAVQEGRAGVQDEGSQLVAAALAAAPVEGRDTRWLDGCAGPGGKAALLAALAAGRGAALLAAEKQPHRARLVERALAGNPGPYQVITADGTRPPWLPGSFDRILMDVPCSGLGALRRRPESRWRRRAEDLEAFAPLQRGLLREALKAVRVGGVVGYATCSPHLAETRVVVEDVLRGRGGEPVEAEWIDARPLMPGVPALGDGPDVQLWPHLHGTDAMYLALLRRTG, from the coding sequence GTGAACGACCAGCCGCGTCGCCGTCCCGCCAAGCCCCACCGCCGTCCGCAGAAGGACCCCGTGCGGTTCCTCGCCTTCGAGGCGCTCCGGGCCGTCGACGAGCGCGACGCGTACGCCAACCTCGTGCTGCCCCCGCTGCTGAAGAAGGCCCGCGCCAAGGGCGACTTCGACGGCCGGGACGCGGCGCTGGCGACCGAGCTGGTCTACGGGACGCTGCGCCGCCAGGGCACGTACGACGCGATCGTGGCGGCCTGCGTCGACCGGCCGCTGCGCGAGGTGGACCCGCCGGTCCTCGACGTCCTGAACATGGGCGTCCACCAGCTGCTCGGCACCCGCATCCCCACCCACGCGGCCGTCTCCGCCAGTGTGGAGCTGGCCCGGGTGGTGCTGGGGGAGGGGCGTGCGAAGTTCGTCAACGCGGTGCTGCGCAAGGTCACCGCGCACGACCTCGACGGCTGGGTGGAGAAGGTCGCCCCGCCGTACGACGAGGACGCCGAGGACCACCTGTCCGTCGTGCACTCGCACCCCCGCTGGATCGTCTCCGCCCTCTGGGACGCGCTGGGCGGCGGCCGGGCGGGCATCGAGGACCTGCTGGAAGCCGACAACGAGCGGCCCGAGGTGACGCTGGCGGCCCGCCCCGGCCGCTCCACCACCGATGAGCTGGCCAAGGCGCTCGGCGAGGACAACTCCCTGCCGGGCCGCTGGTCCCCGTACGCGGTCCGGATGGCCGAGGGCGGCGAGCCCGGAGCGCTGGAGGCCGTCCAGGAGGGCCGGGCGGGCGTCCAGGACGAGGGCAGCCAGCTCGTCGCCGCGGCCCTGGCCGCCGCACCCGTCGAGGGCCGCGACACCCGCTGGCTGGACGGCTGCGCCGGCCCCGGCGGCAAGGCCGCCCTGCTGGCCGCCCTCGCCGCCGGACGGGGCGCCGCCCTGCTCGCGGCCGAGAAGCAGCCGCACCGCGCCCGGCTGGTCGAGCGGGCGCTCGCCGGTAACCCCGGCCCGTATCAGGTGATCACCGCGGACGGCACCCGTCCGCCGTGGCTGCCCGGCAGTTTCGACCGGATCCTGATGGACGTGCCCTGCTCCGGCCTGGGCGCTCTGCGGCGCCGCCCGGAGTCCCGCTGGCGGCGCCGCGCCGAGGACCTGGAAGCCTTCGCCCCGCTCCAACGCGGCCTGCTGCGCGAGGCGTTGAAGGCCGTACGGGTCGGCGGCGTGGTCGGCTACGCGACCTGTTCGCCGCATCTCGCGGAGACCCGCGTGGTGGTCGAGGACGTCCTCAGGGGCCGGGGCGGGGAGCCGGTGGAGGCGGAGTGGATCGACGCCCGCCCGCTGATGCCCGGGGTGCCCGCGCTGGGGGACGGCCCCGACGTCCAGCTGTGGCCGCATCTGCACGGCACGGACGCGATGTACCTGGCGCTGCTGCGCCGGACCGGCTGA
- the fmt gene encoding methionyl-tRNA formyltransferase, translated as MKLVFAGTPEVAVPALDALIASGRHEVAAVVTRPDAHAGRGRRLVASPVAERAEEAGIEVLKPAIPRDEEFLARLREIAPDCCPVVAYGALLPRVALDVPARGWVNLHFSLLPAWRGAAPVQHAVMAGDEVTGASTFLIEEGLDSGPVYGVLTEEVRPTDTSGDLLTRLAFAGAGLLAATMDGIEDGTLHAVPQPHDGVTLAPKITVEDAQVQWSAPALRVDRVVRGCTPAPGAWTLFRGERLKLIQATPVLDRTDLAPGELSAAKNNVYVGTGSHAVELLWVQPQGKKPMKGADWARGVRIVHGELLGL; from the coding sequence ATGAAGCTCGTCTTCGCCGGCACCCCCGAAGTCGCCGTCCCCGCACTGGACGCCCTGATCGCCTCCGGCCGCCACGAGGTGGCCGCCGTCGTGACCCGTCCTGACGCCCACGCAGGGCGGGGCCGCCGGCTCGTCGCGAGTCCGGTGGCCGAGCGGGCGGAGGAGGCCGGGATCGAGGTGCTCAAGCCCGCGATCCCCCGCGACGAGGAGTTCCTCGCCCGGCTGCGCGAGATCGCCCCGGACTGCTGCCCGGTCGTCGCCTACGGGGCCCTGCTGCCCAGGGTCGCCCTCGACGTGCCCGCCCGGGGCTGGGTCAACCTGCACTTCTCGCTGCTGCCCGCCTGGCGCGGCGCGGCGCCGGTCCAGCACGCGGTGATGGCCGGGGACGAGGTGACCGGAGCGTCGACCTTCCTGATCGAGGAGGGCCTGGACTCCGGCCCGGTCTACGGCGTCCTCACCGAGGAGGTCCGGCCCACCGACACCAGCGGCGACCTGCTCACTCGGCTCGCCTTCGCGGGCGCCGGGCTGCTCGCCGCCACCATGGACGGCATCGAGGACGGCACGCTGCACGCCGTGCCCCAGCCCCATGACGGCGTCACCCTGGCCCCGAAGATCACCGTCGAGGACGCCCAGGTCCAGTGGTCCGCGCCCGCCCTGCGGGTCGACCGGGTGGTGCGCGGCTGCACCCCGGCCCCCGGCGCCTGGACCCTCTTCCGCGGCGAGCGGCTCAAGCTGATCCAGGCCACGCCGGTGCTGGACCGCACCGACCTGGCCCCCGGCGAGCTGTCGGCCGCCAAGAACAACGTGTACGTGGGCACCGGATCGCACGCGGTCGAGCTGCTCTGGGTCCAGCCGCAGGGCAAGAAGCCGATGAAGGGCGCCGACTGGGCGCGCGGCGTCCGCATCGTCCACGGCGAGCTGCTCGGCCTGTAG
- a CDS encoding primosomal protein N' yields MSSENEQSAEPGAGAPEQLALIRETVRRAKVPRAKPRTWRGAALAEELPVARVLVNKGVLHLDQYFDYAVPEELDDDARPGVRVRVRFGAGGRNIQGGRREGGGLIDGFIVERRADSDYPGALAALASVVSPEPVLGPELLGLCRAVADRYAGSLADVLQLAVPPRNGRAESKPSPDPLPPPPAPEPGTWERYGQGPAFLRALAESGAPRAVWTALPGPHWPAEIAGAVAATLSSGRGALVVVPDGRAAARVDAALTEALGAGRHALLTADSGPEKRYRQWLAVRRGSVRAVVGTRAAMFAPVQDLGLVVVWDDGDSSHSDDNAPFPHVREVLELRAAQGRCGFLLGGTSCTVEAAQLVESGWALPLLADRERLRRAAPLIRTVGDGELARDGAARSARLPSLAWGAVRDGLRSGPVLVQVPRRGYAPRLACERCRAPARCRHCAGPLQAPDQQDLNCAWCGRAERAWHCAECGSTRLRARIVGARRTAEELGRAFPAVPVRTSGRDHILDAVPGTPSLVVSTPGAEPVAEGGYAAALLLDGWAMLGRPDLRAGEEALRRWTAAGALVRGQDEGGTVVIVAEPTERAVQALVRWDPAGFARRELAERAELGFPPVSRMASATGPAEALAAFLQAAGLPPEAEILGPVPVPSAEPGRPRRPGDVPPGETWERVLIRVVPGRGAALARALKTALAARTAKGAADPVRIRIDPPDIG; encoded by the coding sequence GTGAGCAGCGAGAACGAGCAGTCCGCCGAACCCGGTGCCGGGGCGCCGGAGCAGCTTGCGCTGATCCGGGAGACCGTGCGCCGGGCGAAGGTGCCGCGCGCCAAGCCGCGGACCTGGCGCGGCGCGGCCCTCGCCGAGGAGCTGCCCGTCGCCCGCGTCCTGGTCAACAAGGGCGTCCTCCACCTCGACCAGTACTTCGACTACGCGGTCCCCGAGGAGCTGGACGACGACGCGCGTCCGGGCGTCCGGGTGCGCGTCCGGTTCGGGGCCGGAGGGCGCAACATCCAGGGCGGGCGGCGCGAGGGCGGCGGGCTGATCGACGGCTTCATCGTCGAGCGCCGCGCCGACTCCGACTACCCGGGGGCGCTGGCCGCCCTCGCCTCCGTGGTCTCCCCGGAGCCGGTCCTCGGGCCCGAACTGCTCGGCCTCTGCCGCGCCGTCGCCGACCGGTACGCGGGCAGCCTCGCCGACGTCCTCCAGCTCGCCGTCCCGCCCCGCAACGGCCGCGCCGAGTCCAAGCCCTCCCCGGACCCGCTGCCCCCGCCCCCCGCCCCGGAGCCGGGCACCTGGGAGCGGTACGGCCAGGGCCCGGCCTTCCTGCGCGCGCTGGCCGAGAGCGGTGCGCCGCGCGCGGTGTGGACCGCCCTGCCCGGCCCCCACTGGCCCGCCGAGATCGCCGGGGCCGTCGCCGCGACGCTCTCCTCCGGGCGCGGCGCGCTGGTCGTCGTCCCGGACGGACGGGCCGCCGCACGGGTCGACGCGGCCCTGACCGAGGCGCTCGGCGCGGGCCGGCACGCCCTGCTGACCGCAGACTCCGGCCCCGAGAAGCGCTACCGCCAATGGCTCGCGGTGCGCCGGGGCTCGGTCCGGGCGGTCGTGGGGACCAGGGCCGCCATGTTCGCCCCCGTCCAGGACCTCGGCCTGGTCGTCGTCTGGGACGACGGGGACTCCAGCCACAGCGACGACAACGCCCCCTTCCCGCATGTCCGCGAGGTCCTGGAGCTGCGGGCGGCACAGGGCCGCTGCGGCTTCCTCCTCGGCGGGACCAGCTGCACCGTCGAGGCCGCCCAGCTCGTGGAGAGCGGCTGGGCGCTGCCGCTCCTCGCGGACCGCGAGCGGCTGCGCCGGGCCGCGCCCCTCATCCGTACGGTCGGGGACGGCGAGCTGGCCCGGGACGGCGCCGCCCGTTCCGCCCGGCTGCCCAGCCTGGCCTGGGGGGCCGTGCGCGACGGTCTGCGCAGCGGTCCGGTGCTGGTCCAGGTGCCCCGCCGCGGTTACGCCCCCCGCCTCGCCTGCGAACGCTGCCGCGCCCCCGCCCGCTGCCGCCACTGCGCGGGCCCCCTCCAGGCCCCGGACCAGCAGGATCTGAACTGCGCCTGGTGCGGGCGGGCCGAGCGGGCCTGGCACTGCGCGGAGTGCGGCTCGACCCGGCTGCGCGCCCGGATCGTCGGCGCCCGCCGCACGGCGGAGGAGCTGGGCCGGGCCTTCCCCGCCGTGCCCGTCCGCACCTCGGGGCGCGACCACATCCTGGACGCGGTGCCCGGCACCCCGTCGCTCGTCGTCAGCACGCCGGGCGCGGAGCCCGTCGCCGAGGGCGGCTACGCGGCGGCCCTGCTCCTGGACGGCTGGGCCATGCTCGGCCGGCCCGATCTGCGGGCGGGGGAGGAGGCGCTGCGCCGGTGGACGGCGGCGGGGGCGCTGGTGCGGGGCCAGGACGAGGGGGGCACGGTGGTGATCGTGGCCGAGCCGACGGAGCGCGCGGTGCAGGCGCTGGTCCGCTGGGACCCGGCGGGATTCGCCCGGCGGGAGCTGGCGGAACGGGCCGAGCTGGGCTTCCCGCCGGTCTCCCGGATGGCCTCCGCGACCGGCCCCGCCGAGGCCCTGGCCGCGTTTCTCCAGGCCGCCGGGCTGCCGCCGGAGGCCGAGATCCTGGGGCCGGTGCCGGTCCCGTCCGCCGAGCCCGGCAGGCCCCGCCGACCGGGGGACGTCCCGCCGGGCGAGACCTGGGAGCGGGTCCTGATCCGGGTGGTCCCGGGACGGGGGGCGGCGCTCGCCCGCGCCCTGAAGACGGCGCTCGCGGCCCGCACGGCCAAGGGAGCGGCCGACCCGGTGCGCATCAGGATCGACCCGCCCGACATCGGCTGA